Proteins from one Lonchura striata isolate bLonStr1 chromosome 6, bLonStr1.mat, whole genome shotgun sequence genomic window:
- the FOXA1 gene encoding hepatocyte nuclear factor 3-alpha isoform X1 → MLGTVKMEGHETSDWNSYYADTQEAYSSVPVSNMNSGLGSMNTMNTYMTMNTMTTSGNMTSSSFNMSYANTGLGAGLSPGAVAGMPAGSAGPVNGMPAGVAAMGTALSPGGINAMSAQPAPMNGLSPYGSMNPCMSPMAYTQSNLGRTRDAKSFKRTYPHAKPPYSYISLITMAIQQAPSKMLTLSEIYQWIMDLFPYYRQNQQRWQNSIRHSLSFNDCFVKVARSPDKPGKGSYWTLHPDSGNMFENGCYLRRQKRFKCEKPANSKATQEGRKDQAGASNSSSNSPLHRGHNKPAQLDTATSLSSSNPSTSPQSMDHSGSSTELKTSASAASSTISSVPTLASVPHPPHSLAHEPQLHLKGDPHYSFNHPFSINNLMSSSEQQHKLDFKAYEQALQYSSYGASIPGGLPLGSASMAGRSSIEPSALEPSYYQGVYSRPVLNTS, encoded by the exons ATGTTAGGGACTGTGAAAATGGAAGGGCATGAAACCAGCGACTGGAACAGCTACTACGCCGACACTCAGGAG GCCTATTCCTCGGTGCCCGTGAGCAACATGAACTCGGGGCTGGGCTCCATGAACACCATGAACACCTACATGACCATGAACACCATGACGACAAGCGGCAACATGACCTCCAGCTCCTTCAACATGTCCTACGCCAacacggggctgggggctgggctGAGTCCCGGCGCCGTGGCTGGCATGCCGGCAGGCTCGGCGGGGCCCGTGAACGGCATGCCGGCCGGCGTAGCCGCCATGGGcacggcgctgagccccggtgGCATCAACGCCATGTCTGCCCAGCCGGCCCCCATGAACGGGCTGAGCCCCTACGGCAGCATGAACCCCTGCATGAGCCCCATGGCCTACACCCAGTCCAACCTCGGCAGGACACGGGACGCTAAGTCCTTCAAGCGGACTTACCCCCACGCCAAGCCGCCCTACTCCTACATCTCCCTCATCACCATGGCCATCCAGCAGGCACCCAGCAAGATGCTGACGCTGAGTGAGATCTACCAGTGGATCATGGACCTTTTCCCCTACTACCGACAGAACCAGCAGCGCTGGCAGAACAGCATCCGCCACTCGCTCTCTTTCAATGACTGTTTTGTCAAGGTGGCCCGGTCCCCCGACAAGCCCGGCAAGGGCTCCTATTGGACCCTGCACCCCGACTCCGGCAATATGTTTGAAAACGGCTGTTACCTCCGCCGGCAAAAGCGCTTCAAGTGTGAGAAGCCGGCTAACAGTAAAGCCACTCAGGAGGGCAGGAAAGATCAGGCTGGGGCCTCTAATTCAAGCTCCAACTCCCCCCTGCACAGAGGCCACAACAAACCTGCGCAGCTGGATACGGCCACCTCTCTCTCCAGCTCCAACCCGTCCACCAGCCCTCAGTCTATGGACCACAGTGGATCAAGCACGGAGCTAAAGACCTCGGCCTCGGCCGCCTCCTCCACCATCAGCTCTGTACCAACCTTGGCCTCCGTCCCACACCCCCCTCACTCATTAGCCCATGAACCCCAGCTCCACCTCAAGGGTGATCCCCACTACTCCTTCAACCACCCGTTTTCCATCAACAACCTCATGTCCTCCTcggagcagcagcacaagctgGACTTCAAAGCCTACGAGCAGGCGCTGCAATATTCCTCCTACGGGGCCAGCATCCCCGGCGGGCTGCCCCTTGGCAGCGCCTCCATGGCTGGCCGGAGCAGCATCGAGCCCTCGGCCCTAGAGCCCTCCTACTACCAAGGTGTGTATTCCAGACCCGTGCTAAACACCTCCTAG
- the FOXA1 gene encoding hepatocyte nuclear factor 3-alpha isoform X2, which translates to MNSGLGSMNTMNTYMTMNTMTTSGNMTSSSFNMSYANTGLGAGLSPGAVAGMPAGSAGPVNGMPAGVAAMGTALSPGGINAMSAQPAPMNGLSPYGSMNPCMSPMAYTQSNLGRTRDAKSFKRTYPHAKPPYSYISLITMAIQQAPSKMLTLSEIYQWIMDLFPYYRQNQQRWQNSIRHSLSFNDCFVKVARSPDKPGKGSYWTLHPDSGNMFENGCYLRRQKRFKCEKPANSKATQEGRKDQAGASNSSSNSPLHRGHNKPAQLDTATSLSSSNPSTSPQSMDHSGSSTELKTSASAASSTISSVPTLASVPHPPHSLAHEPQLHLKGDPHYSFNHPFSINNLMSSSEQQHKLDFKAYEQALQYSSYGASIPGGLPLGSASMAGRSSIEPSALEPSYYQGVYSRPVLNTS; encoded by the coding sequence ATGAACTCGGGGCTGGGCTCCATGAACACCATGAACACCTACATGACCATGAACACCATGACGACAAGCGGCAACATGACCTCCAGCTCCTTCAACATGTCCTACGCCAacacggggctgggggctgggctGAGTCCCGGCGCCGTGGCTGGCATGCCGGCAGGCTCGGCGGGGCCCGTGAACGGCATGCCGGCCGGCGTAGCCGCCATGGGcacggcgctgagccccggtgGCATCAACGCCATGTCTGCCCAGCCGGCCCCCATGAACGGGCTGAGCCCCTACGGCAGCATGAACCCCTGCATGAGCCCCATGGCCTACACCCAGTCCAACCTCGGCAGGACACGGGACGCTAAGTCCTTCAAGCGGACTTACCCCCACGCCAAGCCGCCCTACTCCTACATCTCCCTCATCACCATGGCCATCCAGCAGGCACCCAGCAAGATGCTGACGCTGAGTGAGATCTACCAGTGGATCATGGACCTTTTCCCCTACTACCGACAGAACCAGCAGCGCTGGCAGAACAGCATCCGCCACTCGCTCTCTTTCAATGACTGTTTTGTCAAGGTGGCCCGGTCCCCCGACAAGCCCGGCAAGGGCTCCTATTGGACCCTGCACCCCGACTCCGGCAATATGTTTGAAAACGGCTGTTACCTCCGCCGGCAAAAGCGCTTCAAGTGTGAGAAGCCGGCTAACAGTAAAGCCACTCAGGAGGGCAGGAAAGATCAGGCTGGGGCCTCTAATTCAAGCTCCAACTCCCCCCTGCACAGAGGCCACAACAAACCTGCGCAGCTGGATACGGCCACCTCTCTCTCCAGCTCCAACCCGTCCACCAGCCCTCAGTCTATGGACCACAGTGGATCAAGCACGGAGCTAAAGACCTCGGCCTCGGCCGCCTCCTCCACCATCAGCTCTGTACCAACCTTGGCCTCCGTCCCACACCCCCCTCACTCATTAGCCCATGAACCCCAGCTCCACCTCAAGGGTGATCCCCACTACTCCTTCAACCACCCGTTTTCCATCAACAACCTCATGTCCTCCTcggagcagcagcacaagctgGACTTCAAAGCCTACGAGCAGGCGCTGCAATATTCCTCCTACGGGGCCAGCATCCCCGGCGGGCTGCCCCTTGGCAGCGCCTCCATGGCTGGCCGGAGCAGCATCGAGCCCTCGGCCCTAGAGCCCTCCTACTACCAAGGTGTGTATTCCAGACCCGTGCTAAACACCTCCTAG